In a single window of the Desulfovibrio psychrotolerans genome:
- a CDS encoding tRNA dihydrouridine synthase — protein sequence MRRNRHIIMTQHTTHPLPIAQHAPWLAPLAGYSDLAFRLLCREFGAQVVCSEMVSAKGLYYKSPGTELLLETCPEDAPMVLQLFGNDADIMERAMEPLLAAGYTWFDLNMGCSVRKVVKTGCGAAMLCDVPNALNVARTMVRMAGEGRVGFKMRLGWDAGAEVYLDLAKGLQDIGAGWVSLHPRHARQGFSGQARWSALEELVRALEIPVIASGDLLHAEDAVRCVRQTGVAAVMFARGALNNPAIFEEFTTLMGGGSFVRPDPEKTMRILRRHVTLARRHCPDKTALFKMRSLVPRYVKLFPGARHMRNRLTECTSWETLNELLEEFFTRWQEQGADFEPRHILAP from the coding sequence ATGCGCCGCAACAGACACATCATAATGACACAGCACACCACACACCCTCTGCCCATTGCGCAGCACGCCCCGTGGCTCGCCCCGCTTGCAGGCTATTCCGACCTTGCCTTCCGGCTGCTCTGCCGTGAATTCGGCGCGCAGGTGGTCTGCTCGGAAATGGTCAGCGCCAAGGGCCTGTACTACAAAAGCCCCGGCACGGAACTGCTGCTGGAAACCTGCCCCGAAGACGCCCCCATGGTGCTGCAACTGTTCGGCAACGATGCGGATATCATGGAACGCGCCATGGAACCGCTTCTGGCGGCAGGCTACACATGGTTCGACCTGAACATGGGCTGCTCGGTGCGCAAGGTGGTCAAAACCGGCTGCGGCGCGGCCATGCTCTGCGATGTGCCCAACGCCCTGAACGTGGCGCGCACCATGGTCCGCATGGCGGGTGAAGGGCGCGTGGGGTTCAAAATGCGCCTCGGCTGGGACGCAGGAGCAGAGGTCTACCTTGACCTTGCCAAAGGCTTGCAGGATATCGGCGCGGGCTGGGTTTCCCTGCATCCCCGCCACGCGCGGCAGGGCTTTTCCGGTCAGGCTCGCTGGAGCGCCCTTGAGGAACTGGTCCGCGCGCTGGAAATCCCGGTCATCGCCAGCGGCGACCTTCTCCACGCGGAAGACGCCGTGCGTTGCGTGCGCCAGACCGGTGTCGCTGCCGTCATGTTCGCCCGTGGCGCGCTGAACAACCCCGCCATTTTCGAAGAATTCACCACCCTCATGGGCGGCGGCTCCTTTGTGCGCCCGGACCCGGAAAAGACCATGCGCATCCTGCGCCGCCACGTCACGCTGGCACGCCGCCACTGCCCGGATAAAACCGCGTTGTTCAAAATGCGCTCGCTTGTCCCGCGCTATGTCAAACTTTTCCCCGGCGCGCGCCACATGCGAAACAGGTTGACGGAATGCACCAGTTGGGAAACGCTCAACGAACTTCTGGAAGAATTTTTCACCCGCTGGCAGGAACAGGGGGCGGACTTTGAGCCCCGGCACATCCTTGCGCCCTGA
- the ispH gene encoding 4-hydroxy-3-methylbut-2-enyl diphosphate reductase produces MIVRRAETAGFCMGVSLALQKLETELAKKEGPIATLGPIIHNPQVLDHYAHLGVRCLTAPHEAHSDERVIIRAHGIPQRLQRDLEQTAKTVLDATCPKVKRAQMGIARKLREGCTLLLFGEKDHPEVRGLMSYAGEDAFVFGEFDELKQYPFQPGKRYCVAAQTTQDRNVFAEIVDWLRMRLGEDLPVLETICDATRERQEEAIALAREVDAMVVVGGYNSGNTRRLADVARAQGCPTVHVETPEELNPAQLQGAQVVGLTAGASTPKAIIDAMQKKLEAL; encoded by the coding sequence ATGATCGTACGCAGAGCGGAAACAGCGGGCTTCTGCATGGGCGTTTCCCTTGCCCTGCAAAAGCTGGAAACGGAACTCGCCAAGAAAGAAGGCCCCATAGCCACCCTTGGTCCCATCATCCACAACCCGCAGGTGCTGGACCATTACGCGCATCTGGGCGTCCGCTGCCTCACCGCCCCGCACGAGGCGCACTCCGATGAACGCGTCATCATCCGCGCCCACGGCATTCCGCAGCGGCTGCAGCGCGATCTGGAGCAAACCGCCAAAACCGTGCTGGATGCCACCTGCCCCAAGGTCAAACGCGCCCAGATGGGCATTGCCCGCAAACTGCGCGAGGGCTGCACCCTGCTGCTGTTCGGCGAAAAAGACCACCCGGAGGTGCGCGGCCTCATGAGCTATGCGGGAGAAGATGCCTTCGTGTTCGGCGAGTTTGACGAACTGAAGCAGTACCCCTTCCAGCCGGGCAAGCGGTACTGTGTCGCTGCCCAGACCACGCAGGACCGTAATGTTTTTGCAGAAATTGTCGATTGGTTGCGTATGCGCCTTGGTGAAGACCTGCCCGTGCTGGAAACCATCTGCGATGCCACCCGCGAACGGCAGGAAGAGGCCATAGCCCTTGCCCGCGAGGTGGACGCCATGGTGGTCGTGGGCGGCTACAACAGCGGCAACACCCGGCGGCTTGCAGATGTGGCGCGCGCGCAGGGCTGCCCCACCGTACACGTGGAAACACCGGAAGAGCTGAACCCCGCGCAACTGCAAGGCGCGCAGGTGGTGGGACTCACCGCCGGGGCTTCCACACCCAAGGCAATAATTGACGCTATGCAAAAAAAGTTGGAAGCATTATAG
- a CDS encoding chemotaxis protein translates to MQTNILLESGTNELEIVEFFLDESEADGSNYRGYYGVNVAKVLEIIRMPSVTELPEGKHTSVLGAFNLRNHIIPLVDLARWLNKNRGEVEPPKVIVTEFNNVCTAFQVSGVNRIHRISWEAVEPPNRYVSSLSNYSITGVVKIDDRIIFLLDLEKIVADLNPALGLRLDEAIDWSANVRYRAIIADDSGLIREMLRDLMEKANFEVEAMTNGREAWDRLVELKAKAEAEQRSITDYVQVMVSDIEMPSMDGHNLCKRIKEDPQLRKLPVILFSSLITDKLRHKGDAVGADDQVSKPEVTHLAQRALALIEAAKEE, encoded by the coding sequence ATGCAGACAAACATTCTGCTGGAATCCGGCACGAATGAACTGGAAATCGTCGAGTTCTTCCTCGATGAATCAGAAGCCGACGGCAGCAACTACCGCGGCTACTACGGCGTAAACGTTGCCAAGGTGCTGGAAATCATCCGCATGCCCTCGGTTACGGAACTGCCGGAAGGCAAGCACACCAGCGTGCTCGGAGCGTTCAACCTGCGCAACCACATCATCCCGCTGGTGGATCTTGCGCGCTGGCTGAACAAGAACCGCGGCGAGGTGGAACCGCCCAAGGTCATCGTCACGGAATTCAATAATGTCTGCACGGCGTTTCAGGTTTCCGGGGTCAACCGCATCCACCGCATAAGCTGGGAGGCGGTGGAACCGCCCAACCGCTATGTTTCGTCGCTCAGCAACTACTCCATCACCGGCGTGGTGAAGATAGACGACCGCATCATTTTCCTGCTCGACCTTGAAAAGATCGTGGCAGACCTCAACCCCGCCCTCGGTCTGCGTCTGGACGAGGCCATAGACTGGTCCGCCAACGTGCGCTACCGCGCCATCATAGCAGACGATTCCGGCCTCATCCGCGAAATGCTCCGCGACCTCATGGAAAAGGCCAACTTCGAGGTAGAGGCCATGACCAACGGACGCGAGGCATGGGACCGGCTGGTGGAACTCAAGGCCAAAGCAGAGGCGGAGCAACGCAGCATAACGGACTACGTGCAGGTCATGGTTTCCGACATAGAAATGCCCAGCATGGACGGCCACAACCTGTGCAAGCGTATCAAGGAAGACCCGCAGCTGCGCAAGCTGCCCGTCATCCTCTTCTCGTCTCTCATCACAGACAAGCTGCGCCATAAGGGCGATGCCGTGGGCGCGGACGATCAGGTCTCCAAGCCGGAAGTCACCCACCTTGCCCAGCGCGCCCTCGCGCTCATAGAGGCGGCAAAAGAAGAATAA
- a CDS encoding ornithine cyclodeaminase family domain gives MSLFTLPAFRHPDFSSAPLRDAPTAQFMPCPADGMAPPDFHATSIFPEYVHMTPGNWVLLRNSRMDCVIRRAGEAAEVVEFRRLKAGDVVAVGRGENGEDGILVHATGFAEAASACGGETFAFRTSTSRETSFSIDYDTLYDILRHDREKGYIVWVGGPAVIFDSDARRAFSSLVRKGYVHGLLAGNALATHDLEGALYETALGQGIYSKKQAAMGHYHHLDAINTIRGYGSVEEAVRQGAVRDGVMRAVVEQGVEYVLAGSIRDDGPLPGVTADVYAAQDAMRALASRATTVVAMATQLHTIATGNMTPSYQVLADGAVRPVYFFIVDMSEFAAGKLADRGSLTAHAILTNVQDFIVNLDRALD, from the coding sequence ATGTCTCTGTTTACTCTGCCCGCGTTCCGCCACCCGGATTTTTCATCTGCCCCGCTGAGGGACGCGCCCACGGCGCAATTTATGCCCTGCCCTGCGGACGGCATGGCACCGCCGGACTTTCATGCAACGTCCATTTTTCCCGAGTACGTGCACATGACCCCCGGAAACTGGGTGCTGCTGCGTAACTCGCGCATGGATTGCGTGATACGCAGGGCGGGCGAGGCGGCAGAGGTGGTGGAGTTCCGGCGGCTGAAGGCGGGCGATGTTGTGGCGGTGGGGCGGGGCGAGAACGGTGAGGACGGGATTCTGGTGCATGCGACAGGGTTTGCCGAAGCGGCGTCCGCCTGCGGCGGGGAGACTTTTGCCTTTCGCACCTCCACCAGCCGCGAGACCTCGTTTTCCATAGACTATGACACCCTGTACGACATTCTGCGTCATGACAGGGAGAAGGGGTATATTGTGTGGGTGGGCGGGCCTGCGGTGATCTTTGATTCCGATGCGCGCAGGGCGTTTTCTTCGCTGGTGCGCAAGGGCTATGTGCATGGTCTGCTGGCGGGAAACGCCCTTGCCACCCATGATCTGGAAGGTGCGCTGTACGAGACCGCGCTGGGGCAGGGCATATATTCCAAGAAACAGGCGGCCATGGGGCATTATCACCATCTGGACGCCATAAATACCATCCGGGGATATGGCTCAGTGGAAGAGGCGGTGCGGCAGGGGGCGGTGCGCGACGGCGTGATGCGCGCGGTGGTGGAACAGGGCGTGGAGTATGTGCTGGCGGGGTCCATACGCGATGACGGCCCGCTGCCCGGTGTGACCGCCGATGTGTATGCCGCGCAGGACGCCATGCGCGCGCTGGCTTCGCGGGCGACCACGGTGGTGGCCATGGCCACGCAGCTGCACACCATTGCCACGGGCAACATGACGCCTTCCTATCAGGTACTGGCGGACGGTGCGGTGCGGCCCGTGTATTTCTTTATTGTGGATATGTCTGAATTTGCGGCGGGCAAGCTGGCGGACCGGGGATCGCTCACCGCCCACGCCATTCTGACCAACGTGCAGGATTTTATTGTGAATCTGGACAGGGCGCTGGACTGA
- a CDS encoding DEAD/DEAH box helicase, which translates to MTNFPEDQNNAPTDEQPQAPAAELDPAERIAAEITDIEEPEDALPPVTLADLPAAMRAACENAGWKSIMPVQARSIPYQLAGRDIMVQSRTGSGKTGAYLLPAIERLDPSKPHVQMLVLVPTRELALQVEYEAKTLLTGCGLRTCCVYGGVGFGKQLDALRQGAHVVVGTPGRILDHLLRRTMDLGNVRVLVFDEADRMLSIGFYPDMREIKRYLPKRRSTSLLSATYPPHVVQLAGEFMHQPCILSLSHRQVHVADTTHSYFSAKPMEKDRVLVRVLEMENPTSAIIFCNTKANVHYVTAVLQGFGYDADELSADLSQSKREQVLDKLRHGKVRFLVATDVAARGIDIPALSHVILYEPPEDRESYIHRAGRTGRAGASGEVISLVDIMQKMELERIAKHYKIPMEQRPTPTDEDVAAVAGQRMTALLEARLRQKTGLEKERMKRFLPLLKTLLAEEEQLSLVAQLLDELYQATLHTPPPAPEPEQTSANNGSSARESRESRESREGRNSRGSQRSGKSRRDGGRPSRGEYREEPRSGDDRPARDNAPAEGSRRQDTSDAKASGPDNADTGSTRQQAETADGQPARAKRPRRRKKPAQAKPE; encoded by the coding sequence ATGACCAATTTTCCCGAAGACCAGAACAACGCCCCCACAGACGAGCAACCGCAGGCACCTGCCGCGGAACTGGACCCCGCCGAGCGCATCGCTGCGGAGATCACCGACATAGAGGAGCCGGAAGACGCGCTCCCCCCCGTCACGCTGGCAGACCTTCCCGCCGCCATGCGCGCCGCCTGCGAAAACGCAGGCTGGAAGAGCATCATGCCCGTTCAGGCGCGTTCCATCCCCTACCAGCTGGCAGGCCGCGACATCATGGTGCAGTCCCGCACCGGCAGCGGCAAAACCGGCGCCTACCTGCTCCCCGCCATAGAGCGGCTGGACCCTTCCAAGCCCCATGTGCAGATGCTGGTGCTGGTGCCCACGCGCGAGCTGGCGTTGCAGGTGGAGTACGAGGCAAAAACCCTGCTCACGGGCTGCGGGCTGCGCACCTGCTGCGTTTACGGCGGCGTCGGTTTCGGCAAGCAGTTGGATGCCCTGCGGCAGGGCGCACACGTGGTGGTGGGCACGCCGGGGCGCATACTAGATCACCTGCTGCGACGCACCATGGACCTTGGCAACGTGCGCGTACTGGTCTTTGACGAAGCGGACCGCATGCTCTCCATCGGCTTTTACCCGGACATGCGCGAAATCAAGCGCTACCTGCCCAAGCGCCGTTCCACCTCCCTGCTTTCCGCCACCTACCCGCCCCACGTGGTGCAGCTTGCAGGCGAATTCATGCACCAGCCATGCATCCTCAGCCTCAGCCACCGTCAGGTGCATGTGGCGGATACCACCCACAGTTATTTCAGCGCCAAGCCCATGGAAAAAGACAGGGTGCTCGTGCGCGTGCTGGAGATGGAAAACCCCACCTCCGCCATCATTTTCTGCAACACCAAGGCCAACGTGCATTACGTCACTGCCGTTCTTCAGGGCTTCGGGTACGATGCGGACGAACTTTCCGCCGACCTTTCCCAGAGCAAGCGCGAGCAGGTGCTGGACAAACTGCGGCACGGCAAAGTGCGCTTCCTCGTCGCCACCGATGTGGCTGCACGCGGCATAGACATCCCCGCCCTGTCCCACGTCATCCTTTATGAGCCGCCGGAAGACCGCGAATCTTACATCCACCGCGCAGGGCGCACAGGACGCGCCGGTGCCAGCGGCGAAGTCATCTCGCTTGTGGACATCATGCAGAAGATGGAGCTTGAGCGCATCGCCAAGCATTACAAAATCCCCATGGAGCAGCGTCCCACCCCCACGGACGAAGACGTGGCGGCCGTGGCAGGGCAGCGCATGACCGCTCTGCTGGAAGCGCGCCTGCGCCAGAAAACCGGGCTGGAAAAGGAGCGCATGAAGCGCTTCCTGCCGCTGCTCAAAACCCTGCTGGCAGAAGAGGAACAGCTGTCGCTGGTTGCGCAGTTGCTGGATGAACTGTATCAGGCAACGCTGCACACGCCGCCGCCTGCCCCGGAACCGGAGCAGACGTCCGCCAACAATGGCAGCAGTGCCAGAGAAAGCAGAGAAAGCAGGGAGAGCAGAGAAGGCAGGAACAGTCGCGGATCACAGCGCTCCGGCAAATCCCGCAGAGACGGCGGCAGACCTTCGCGCGGCGAGTATCGGGAAGAACCCCGCTCCGGCGACGACCGCCCGGCACGGGACAACGCGCCCGCAGAAGGCTCCCGCAGGCAGGATACCTCCGATGCAAAGGCTTCCGGGCCGGACAATGCCGATACCGGCAGCACCCGGCAGCAGGCTGAAACAGCAGACGGGCAGCCCGCGCGCGCAAAACGCCCGCGCAGACGCAAAAAGCCTGCACAGGCCAAGCCGGAATAA
- a CDS encoding DsrE family protein produces MHYDALFHFDNSEAELNIAISNIQNYRKALPDADFTAVLLVNGPGIKLMGKDSPQAQALQDLHTAGVSIRVCNNAMNKFGLTAEWLHPACTIIPAGIVEIVNLQRKGFAYVKP; encoded by the coding sequence ATGCATTACGACGCCCTCTTCCACTTCGACAACTCCGAGGCGGAACTGAATATCGCCATCAGCAATATTCAGAACTACCGCAAGGCCCTGCCGGATGCGGACTTCACCGCCGTCCTGCTGGTCAACGGCCCCGGCATCAAGCTCATGGGCAAAGACAGCCCGCAGGCGCAGGCTCTGCAAGACCTGCACACGGCAGGCGTAAGCATCCGCGTGTGCAACAATGCCATGAACAAGTTCGGCCTCACGGCCGAATGGCTGCACCCGGCGTGTACCATCATCCCCGCAGGCATTGTGGAAATCGTGAACCTGCAACGCAAGGGCTTCGCCTACGTCAAGCCGTAA
- a CDS encoding DVU0298 family protein produces the protein MARFRSLKTTLRCLLLAEDWQENLPQLLALPGRETVGPLMSFLLFGGEMKWRAATALGLTVARMADENMEQARVVMRRLLWHMNEESGNIGWGIPETMAEIMANHRRLADEYNRMLHSYVRETTEDDNYLDHPPLRASVYWGLGRLAQAHPDLMGNTVRALSWGLEDKHRPGRGMAAWALGILRAREAADKVRTLLYDDTPVELFENRTMVCSTVSGLAAQALESMGEPVHTSSA, from the coding sequence ATGGCCCGTTTCCGTTCCCTCAAGACAACCCTGCGCTGCCTGCTTCTGGCAGAGGACTGGCAGGAAAACCTGCCTCAGCTGCTCGCCCTTCCCGGCAGAGAAACCGTGGGACCGCTCATGTCCTTTCTGCTGTTCGGGGGAGAGATGAAGTGGCGCGCCGCCACCGCGTTGGGCCTTACTGTGGCCCGCATGGCGGATGAAAACATGGAACAGGCGCGGGTGGTCATGCGCCGCCTGCTGTGGCACATGAACGAAGAATCCGGCAACATCGGCTGGGGCATCCCGGAAACCATGGCGGAAATCATGGCCAATCACCGCAGGCTGGCGGACGAATACAACCGCATGCTGCATTCCTACGTGCGCGAAACCACGGAAGACGATAACTATCTGGACCATCCCCCCCTGCGCGCGTCCGTCTACTGGGGACTGGGCAGACTCGCGCAGGCGCATCCAGACCTCATGGGCAACACGGTACGCGCCCTGTCGTGGGGGCTGGAGGATAAACACCGCCCCGGACGGGGCATGGCGGCATGGGCTTTGGGCATCCTGCGGGCGCGCGAGGCAGCGGACAAGGTCCGCACCCTGCTGTACGACGACACGCCCGTGGAACTTTTCGAAAACCGCACCATGGTCTGCTCCACCGTGAGCGGGCTTGCGGCGCAGGCGCTGGAAAGCATGGGAGAACCCGTACACACGTCCTCTGCATAG
- a CDS encoding phosphatase PAP2 family protein has protein sequence MSFATPEWDLSLFFLLNDTWRSGVLDVAMPLFSNSLLVWGIAVACFAVAGWRSRRWKPLLAGLVLVALAAGAGDLTCNVLKKEFGRVRPHNAMAGVRYVEDGQWQQRAADFVPQKSRGNSYVSAHAANSVAAAGMAVLLWPRLRLLWLLPLLIGYSRVYLGKHYPTDVLGGWLTGAAVLLVLWPLVPRLVLDFVRGVSQRSEAGSQDDVSGQVSGQVSGQVPKQASEQAPDNTAGVITGS, from the coding sequence ATGAGCTTTGCAACACCGGAGTGGGATCTCTCCCTCTTTTTTCTGCTGAACGATACATGGCGCAGCGGCGTGCTGGATGTGGCCATGCCGTTGTTTTCCAACAGCCTGCTTGTGTGGGGGATAGCCGTGGCCTGCTTTGCCGTGGCCGGGTGGCGCAGCAGGCGGTGGAAGCCGCTGCTGGCGGGGTTGGTGCTGGTGGCGCTGGCAGCCGGTGCCGGAGACCTGACCTGCAATGTGCTGAAGAAGGAATTCGGCAGGGTGCGGCCCCACAACGCCATGGCGGGCGTGCGCTACGTGGAAGACGGCCAATGGCAGCAGCGGGCTGCCGACTTTGTTCCGCAGAAGTCGCGGGGCAACTCCTACGTTTCTGCCCATGCCGCCAATTCCGTGGCGGCGGCGGGCATGGCCGTGCTGCTGTGGCCCCGGTTGCGCCTGCTGTGGCTGCTGCCGCTGCTCATAGGGTATTCCCGCGTGTACCTGGGCAAGCATTATCCTACGGATGTGCTGGGCGGCTGGCTGACCGGTGCTGCTGTGCTGCTGGTGCTGTGGCCGCTTGTGCCCCGGCTGGTTCTGGATTTTGTGCGTGGCGTTTCGCAGCGTTCTGAGGCGGGGTCGCAGGATGATGTCTCCGGACAGGTGTCTGGACAGGTATCTGGACAGGTACCCAAACAGGCATCGGAACAGGCACCGGACAACACCGCCGGAGTCATAACCGGGTCATAG
- a CDS encoding ubiquinone/menaquinone biosynthesis methyltransferase — protein MQHTAPQSGTAAGAPQYTPASAYTEHARHAEQVSGMFGRIARWYDFLNHLLSGGMDYYWRQQLVRQLLPGPTGRVLDLAAGTMDVSLEILRQHPGVTVPALDYCHPMLAAGTGKIARKGRSTRIMPVQADGRALPLPDASVDCATIAFGIRNIVPREDALRELHRVLVPGGRLCILEFGTGKHPVWMGLYNWYLNSVLPGIGKIISGDDGAYKYLADTIMAFPTADELVQEMMDAGFYRAFYKPMTSGIVYLHVAEKRG, from the coding sequence ATGCAGCATACCGCACCCCAGTCCGGCACAGCCGCCGGAGCACCACAGTATACTCCCGCCTCGGCATACACGGAACATGCGCGCCACGCGGAGCAGGTGTCCGGCATGTTCGGGCGCATTGCCCGCTGGTACGATTTCCTGAACCACCTGCTCAGCGGGGGCATGGATTATTACTGGCGGCAGCAGCTCGTACGGCAGCTTCTCCCCGGTCCCACGGGCAGGGTGCTGGATCTTGCGGCAGGCACCATGGATGTCTCGCTGGAAATTTTGCGCCAGCATCCGGGCGTCACCGTGCCCGCACTGGACTACTGCCACCCCATGCTGGCGGCGGGAACGGGCAAGATAGCCAGAAAAGGGCGCAGCACCCGCATCATGCCCGTGCAGGCAGACGGGCGCGCGCTCCCGCTGCCGGACGCCAGCGTAGACTGCGCCACCATCGCCTTCGGCATACGCAACATCGTGCCCAGGGAAGATGCCCTCCGGGAACTGCACCGCGTGCTTGTGCCCGGCGGCAGGCTGTGCATACTGGAGTTCGGCACCGGCAAGCACCCGGTGTGGATGGGATTGTACAACTGGTACCTGAACAGCGTCCTGCCGGGCATAGGCAAGATCATTTCCGGCGACGACGGTGCCTACAAGTACCTTGCGGACACCATCATGGCCTTTCCCACAGCGGACGAACTGGTGCAGGAAATGATGGACGCGGGCTTTTACCGCGCCTTCTACAAGCCCATGACATCCGGCATCGTGTACCTGCACGTGGCGGAAAAACGGGGCTAG
- a CDS encoding DUF2065 domain-containing protein, whose product MFRRLWNNVPMHMDWNLFVTALGLALVLEGLPYALFAEKLPAVLATLARRGAPSLRIMGLAAIGAGVLLVWLARG is encoded by the coding sequence ATGTTCCGGAGGCTGTGGAACAACGTGCCCATGCACATGGACTGGAATCTTTTTGTTACCGCGCTGGGGCTTGCGCTTGTTCTGGAAGGGTTGCCCTATGCCCTTTTTGCCGAAAAACTGCCCGCCGTGCTTGCCACCCTTGCCCGGCGCGGTGCTCCTTCTCTGCGTATCATGGGCCTTGCCGCCATAGGTGCAGGGGTGCTGCTGGTGTGGCTGGCCCGGGGGTAA
- a CDS encoding nucleotide sugar dehydrogenase, whose product MIMFEQLAEKKAPVAVIGLGYVGLPLAVALSDHFETIGFDISASRVAELNGGHDRTGEVEDSRLALSKAAFTTDPAQLARAGVIIVAVPTPIDSHRNPDLTPVLLASETVGRHMSRGCIVVYESTVYPGLTEEECVPVLERCSGLRFGADFTVGYSPERINPGDKVHTLESIVKVVAGSDARTLDILDRLYASVVRAGVHRASSIRVAEAAKVIENTQRDLNIALMNELAVIFDKLGIDTLEVLEAAGTKWNFLPFRPGLVGGHCIGVDPYYLTFKAEAIGYNPQVILAGRRINDGMAKFVAESCVKQLIRRNRLIQGARVGVLGFTFKENVPDLRNTKVIDLVNELRDYGVNVLVHDPVADAEEARHEYGLELSPLSDFTGLDALILAVAHDVYRAMDPVQLKTWFTDPQSPLLLDIKGMFPPQSVRDAGFCLWRL is encoded by the coding sequence ATGATAATGTTTGAACAGCTTGCGGAAAAAAAGGCCCCTGTCGCAGTCATCGGCCTCGGTTACGTAGGCCTGCCCCTCGCGGTGGCCCTGTCCGACCATTTCGAAACCATAGGCTTCGACATCTCCGCCTCCCGCGTGGCGGAACTGAACGGCGGGCACGACCGCACAGGCGAAGTGGAAGACTCCCGCCTTGCCCTCAGCAAGGCCGCCTTCACCACAGACCCGGCGCAACTGGCCCGCGCGGGTGTTATCATCGTGGCCGTGCCCACGCCCATAGATTCCCACCGCAACCCGGACCTCACCCCCGTGCTCCTGGCATCGGAAACCGTGGGCCGTCACATGTCGCGCGGCTGCATCGTGGTCTATGAATCCACCGTCTACCCCGGCCTGACCGAAGAAGAATGCGTGCCCGTGCTGGAACGCTGCTCCGGCCTGCGCTTCGGGGCCGACTTCACCGTGGGCTACTCGCCGGAACGCATCAACCCCGGCGACAAGGTCCATACGCTGGAATCCATCGTCAAGGTGGTGGCAGGCTCCGATGCACGCACGCTGGACATACTGGACCGCCTCTACGCCTCGGTGGTCAGGGCGGGCGTCCACCGCGCCAGCTCCATCCGCGTGGCAGAGGCCGCCAAGGTCATAGAAAACACCCAGCGCGACCTGAACATCGCCCTCATGAACGAACTGGCCGTCATCTTCGACAAGCTGGGCATCGACACGCTGGAGGTTCTGGAGGCGGCGGGCACCAAATGGAATTTCCTGCCCTTCCGTCCCGGTCTGGTGGGCGGGCACTGCATCGGCGTAGACCCCTACTACCTCACCTTCAAGGCAGAGGCCATCGGCTACAACCCGCAGGTCATCCTTGCGGGCCGCCGCATCAACGACGGCATGGCCAAGTTCGTGGCAGAAAGCTGCGTCAAGCAGCTCATCCGGCGCAACCGTCTCATTCAGGGCGCGCGCGTGGGTGTACTGGGCTTCACCTTCAAGGAAAACGTGCCGGACCTGCGCAACACCAAGGTCATTGATCTGGTGAACGAACTGCGCGACTACGGCGTGAACGTGCTGGTGCACGACCCCGTGGCAGACGCCGAAGAAGCCCGGCACGAATACGGGCTGGAGCTTTCGCCCCTCAGCGATTTCACCGGGCTGGATGCCCTCATCCTCGCTGTGGCGCACGATGTGTACCGGGCCATGGACCCCGTGCAGCTCAAGACATGGTTCACAGACCCCCAGTCCCCTCTGTTGCTGGACATCAAAGGCATGTTCCCGCCGCAATCCGTGCGCGACGCGGGTTTCTGCCTCTGGAGGCTGTAG